The following coding sequences lie in one Myxococcus xanthus genomic window:
- a CDS encoding zinc-dependent alcohol dehydrogenase family protein → MKAVRFSAFGQPLKVVEVVEQPDVALKPGEARIEVLATPINPSDILTLSGQYGQLPKLPAVPGNEGVGRVVEVQDSSAVKVGDVVFLPLGAGTWCTHLVAPADSLLRVPPGTDLRQAAMLFINPPTADLLLRDFVAPQPGEWVIQNAANSAVGRSIITLAKQAGFKTLNVVRREELAPELTALGADAVLLDSDELPERVREVTGGAKVRLAIDAVGGESTRRLGDALARGGVVVNYGVMSGKGPRLSAAATIFKDITLRGFWLVTWMKKTPREEQGALFARLAKQVAGGALHVPVEGTFPLESIQEALTRAMEGGRAGKVLLTPNGPL, encoded by the coding sequence ATGAAAGCAGTGCGGTTCTCAGCCTTCGGACAGCCACTGAAGGTGGTGGAAGTCGTGGAGCAGCCGGACGTGGCGCTGAAGCCGGGCGAGGCCCGGATTGAAGTGCTGGCCACGCCCATCAATCCCTCCGACATCCTCACGCTCAGCGGCCAGTACGGACAGCTCCCGAAGCTCCCCGCGGTGCCCGGCAACGAAGGCGTCGGCCGCGTCGTCGAGGTCCAGGACTCCAGCGCCGTGAAGGTGGGTGACGTCGTGTTCCTCCCGCTGGGCGCGGGCACCTGGTGCACCCACTTGGTCGCTCCCGCGGACTCGCTCCTGCGGGTGCCGCCGGGAACCGACCTGCGGCAGGCCGCCATGCTGTTCATCAATCCTCCCACCGCGGACCTGCTGCTGCGGGACTTCGTCGCGCCGCAGCCCGGCGAGTGGGTGATACAGAATGCCGCCAACTCGGCGGTGGGCCGCTCCATCATCACCCTGGCGAAGCAGGCTGGCTTCAAGACGCTGAACGTGGTGCGGCGCGAGGAACTGGCGCCGGAGCTCACCGCGCTGGGCGCGGACGCCGTGCTGCTGGACTCGGATGAACTGCCGGAGCGCGTGCGCGAGGTGACGGGCGGCGCCAAGGTCCGGCTGGCCATCGACGCCGTCGGCGGTGAGTCCACCCGGCGCCTGGGTGACGCGCTCGCGCGCGGCGGCGTGGTGGTGAACTACGGCGTGATGAGCGGCAAGGGCCCTCGGTTGTCGGCCGCCGCCACCATCTTCAAGGACATCACCCTGCGCGGCTTCTGGCTGGTGACGTGGATGAAGAAGACGCCGCGCGAGGAGCAGGGCGCCCTCTTCGCCCGGCTCGCGAAGCAGGTGGCGGGAGGCGCACTGCACGTCCCGGTGGAGGGAACCTTCCCCCTGGAGTCCATCCAGGAGGCCCTGACGCGCGCCATGGAAGGTGGGCGCGCCGGCAAGGTGCTCCTCACGCCCAACGGCCCACTCTGA
- a CDS encoding imm11 family protein, whose translation MPTRFFDLAENVQAGNWYLGDPEDERGQEVEDPWLFRAGRSIQVAGPLKIPIDEPGKALDFSTAGVGVTPVVHVRVAELFTELAPNDVQLIPVHIQGYPDQYLILVATKLIRCIDDAASKVQRWRPEDGLPKKVGQYYAVDDMRIDPRKVGNTKVFRTEGWDIALIVSEDIKQALERVKATGVKFTPV comes from the coding sequence ATGCCGACCCGATTCTTCGACCTTGCTGAGAACGTTCAAGCCGGGAACTGGTACCTGGGGGATCCCGAGGACGAACGAGGCCAGGAAGTGGAAGACCCCTGGCTCTTCAGGGCGGGGCGGTCCATCCAGGTCGCAGGCCCGCTAAAAATCCCCATCGACGAGCCAGGCAAGGCGCTGGACTTCTCCACGGCGGGCGTGGGCGTGACGCCTGTGGTCCACGTCAGGGTGGCGGAGCTCTTCACGGAGCTAGCCCCCAACGACGTGCAACTCATCCCCGTCCACATCCAGGGGTACCCGGACCAGTACCTCATCCTGGTGGCCACGAAGCTCATCCGCTGCATTGACGACGCAGCGTCCAAGGTACAGCGCTGGAGGCCGGAAGACGGGCTGCCCAAGAAGGTAGGCCAGTACTACGCCGTCGACGACATGCGCATCGACCCCAGGAAGGTGGGGAACACCAAGGTATTCCGCACGGAGGGCTGGGACATCGCCCTCATCGTCTCCGAGGACATCAAACAGGCACTGGAGCGTGTGAAGGCCACCGGTGTGAAGTTCACGCCGGTGTAG
- a CDS encoding AHH domain-containing protein — protein MRAHAVIWLSLALAVAVTGCSTTRRIRLDTGDGPSRVHTPFTEDDTGPVELDDDEFEEAMVELARDVRPFSNPLREARQRFGVPERSGVYLYQPRGPRLILQEEQDPDGPRLLESYADDELTRAYGRWCERKSQPGDCLRLLAEGPLLASDGKYSLAMAIAMDSVWEETAEALEDMANPQALLATVSASVSMYLLLWSLPEPVSKGLAALLTTTAIAYLGVDTVWRILDGWMALVRTVDRATTFAQLNEAGEAYGEVLGENAARVFVMLATAAIGNTAGLAAKASRLPGSAQAALAVETQAGYQYVAIGGVQSVAMTAEGFTVALAPNAVAMAARGMSGGRTEDHHLATNKNSVSTARGGPWTPRFKRVFKKAGMKLEDPENIVPVAGHKGPHPQRYHELVFRRLDSATAHCRSVEECRTILTKALQRLAKEAVTQGTDINKLLTERKQR, from the coding sequence ATGAGAGCGCATGCGGTCATCTGGCTGTCGCTGGCGCTTGCCGTCGCCGTCACGGGCTGCTCGACAACTCGGCGCATACGTCTGGACACAGGGGATGGGCCTTCCAGGGTCCACACGCCGTTCACGGAGGATGACACCGGGCCCGTTGAGCTGGACGACGATGAATTCGAGGAGGCCATGGTGGAACTCGCCCGGGACGTGCGGCCCTTCTCCAATCCCCTGCGCGAGGCCCGCCAGCGATTCGGCGTCCCCGAGCGAAGCGGCGTGTACCTCTACCAGCCTCGCGGCCCCCGGCTCATTCTCCAGGAAGAGCAGGACCCGGACGGCCCGCGCCTCCTTGAGTCCTACGCGGATGATGAGCTGACGCGCGCCTATGGCCGCTGGTGCGAACGCAAGTCGCAGCCCGGCGACTGCCTGCGCCTGCTGGCCGAAGGCCCGCTGCTGGCCAGCGACGGCAAGTACTCGCTGGCCATGGCCATCGCCATGGACTCGGTGTGGGAAGAGACGGCCGAGGCGCTGGAGGACATGGCCAACCCGCAGGCGCTGCTGGCGACGGTGAGTGCCTCGGTCAGCATGTACCTGCTCCTCTGGTCGCTGCCCGAGCCGGTGAGCAAGGGCCTGGCAGCCCTGCTGACGACTACGGCCATTGCCTATCTGGGCGTGGACACCGTGTGGCGCATTCTGGACGGGTGGATGGCGCTGGTGCGCACGGTGGACCGGGCCACCACCTTCGCGCAGCTCAACGAAGCGGGCGAGGCGTACGGCGAAGTCCTCGGGGAGAACGCGGCGCGCGTCTTCGTCATGCTGGCCACGGCGGCCATCGGCAATACGGCGGGCCTGGCGGCGAAGGCTTCGAGGCTGCCGGGCTCGGCGCAGGCCGCGCTCGCGGTGGAGACGCAAGCGGGCTACCAGTATGTGGCCATTGGAGGTGTGCAGTCGGTGGCGATGACGGCCGAGGGCTTCACCGTCGCACTGGCGCCCAACGCGGTCGCCATGGCGGCCCGGGGCATGAGCGGCGGCCGCACCGAGGACCATCACCTCGCGACGAACAAGAACAGCGTCTCCACCGCGCGCGGCGGGCCCTGGACGCCTCGGTTCAAAAGAGTCTTCAAGAAAGCCGGGATGAAGCTGGAGGACCCTGAGAACATCGTGCCGGTCGCGGGTCACAAGGGGCCCCATCCTCAGAGGTACCACGAACTGGTCTTCAGACGGCTTGACAGTGCAACCGCGCACTGCCGTTCGGTGGAGGAGTGCCGCACGATTCTGACGAAGGCGCTTCAAAGACTGGCCAAGGAAGCTGTGACGCAAGGGACGGACATCAACAAGCTCCTGACCGAACGCAAGCAGCGATAG
- a CDS encoding lysylphosphatidylglycerol synthase domain-containing protein, translated as MVSNAHGELSLAPPAGAVGAAAPQRVLKRWMVVGLRPVFALAGVGTLALLVHKAGPRELGAVLSGAAPWLPWVVLLELGRQCMDGLATRRAYGPGAGRVPWRILARAQLIGTAVSSMAPAGRAAAEATKAALLSPYMGGGTATAAAATSQAASLAAGGFISFPCALASYLLTGMSLFTMLMLAHGVLLVLLSVGVRACMRAKRPGTWLVCRFSRWALHAEQFKASARCGPLLPWSPMLAFLCSRLFQVAQYGVLTYAVGIDTSLVQAFFAQGLYLCALAVGSLVPGQVGVSDGAFALAAGVLDTTAARAMSVALLGHLVQLLFVLVGALIPLVWRIRAPLPVAPAPACR; from the coding sequence ATGGTGAGCAACGCGCACGGGGAGTTGTCCCTGGCCCCGCCAGCAGGCGCTGTGGGAGCAGCGGCGCCGCAGCGGGTCCTGAAGCGGTGGATGGTGGTGGGGCTTCGACCCGTCTTCGCGCTGGCGGGTGTGGGCACACTGGCGTTGCTGGTTCACAAGGCAGGGCCCCGCGAACTGGGCGCCGTGTTGTCCGGCGCGGCGCCCTGGCTGCCGTGGGTGGTGCTGCTGGAGCTGGGGCGGCAGTGCATGGACGGGCTGGCCACGCGGCGTGCCTATGGCCCGGGAGCGGGGCGCGTGCCCTGGCGTATTCTGGCCCGCGCGCAGCTCATCGGTACCGCGGTGTCCAGCATGGCCCCCGCGGGCCGCGCCGCGGCGGAGGCCACCAAGGCGGCCCTGCTGAGTCCCTACATGGGCGGGGGAACCGCCACCGCGGCGGCGGCGACCTCGCAGGCGGCGTCCCTGGCGGCGGGAGGCTTCATCTCGTTCCCCTGCGCGCTGGCGTCCTACCTGCTGACGGGCATGTCCCTCTTCACGATGCTCATGCTGGCGCATGGCGTGTTGCTGGTGCTGCTGTCGGTGGGCGTGCGCGCGTGCATGCGCGCGAAGCGGCCCGGTACGTGGCTGGTGTGCCGCTTCAGCCGCTGGGCGCTCCATGCGGAGCAGTTCAAGGCCTCGGCGCGGTGTGGCCCGTTGCTGCCGTGGTCGCCCATGCTGGCGTTCCTGTGCAGCCGGCTGTTCCAGGTGGCGCAGTACGGCGTGCTGACCTACGCGGTGGGCATCGACACCTCACTGGTGCAGGCGTTCTTCGCCCAGGGCCTCTACCTGTGCGCGCTGGCGGTGGGCTCGCTGGTGCCGGGGCAGGTGGGCGTGAGTGACGGCGCCTTCGCGCTGGCGGCGGGCGTGCTGGACACCACGGCCGCGCGCGCCATGTCGGTGGCGCTGCTGGGGCACCTGGTGCAGTTGCTGTTCGTGCTGGTGGGGGCGCTCATCCCGCTGGTGTGGCGGATTCGGGCGCCGCTGCCCGTAGCACCCGCACCGGCGTGCCGCTGA
- a CDS encoding molybdopterin-dependent oxidoreductase — translation MSAAPGPQVHFRTCNLCEAMCGLRIELDAGRITSIRGDAEDPFSRGHICPKALALEDLHQDPDRLRGPMRRTASGWEPVSWDDALDETARRLHAIQREHGRDAVGSYLGNPNVHNLGNMLFGPELVRTLRSRNRFSATSVDQLPHQFTAYLMFGHQLMVPIPDIDHTGYMLVLGANPLASNGSLMTAPDVRARLRAIQQRGGRIVVMDPRRTETAAIADTHVFIRPGTDALALLALLHVAVVEHAPRLGPLDAFTDGLETVCALARDFPPEKVAPHTGVPAHTLRRIARDFLSARAAVCYGRMGLSTQAFGALCQWLITVLNVVSGNLDRRGGAMFTLPAFDVVGGPRALAVGRGGFGRWKSRVRGLPEFAGELPAAAMAEEMLTPGPGRVRALVTVAGNPALSTPDGARMEQALAGLDFMVSIDPYLNETTRHAHLILPPVSPLERSHYDIAFHALAVRNTAKYSPALFEPGPGSRQDWQILLALQHRLMTLRKGRPSVRATLKYQALSRLGPERVLDLGLRLGPYGARFHPAKHGLSLATLRQSPHGIDLGPLQSCLPRRLQTKDRRIHLAPELLVADVRRLQAAFPQDTVPEQNSGELLLIGRRHLRDNNSWMHNVPGLLKGKPRCTLMMHPEDAARRALADGMEATVTSRVGTVTVPIHVTDEVMPGVVSLPHGYGHGREGTRLAVATAHAGASHNDLTDAQSVDALCGNAAFSGTPVRVLRAAAPESATPAG, via the coding sequence ATGAGCGCCGCCCCGGGTCCCCAGGTCCACTTCCGCACCTGCAACCTCTGCGAGGCCATGTGCGGCCTGCGCATCGAACTGGACGCCGGACGCATCACCTCCATCCGGGGTGACGCGGAGGACCCCTTCAGCCGGGGCCACATCTGTCCCAAGGCCCTGGCGCTGGAGGACCTGCACCAGGACCCGGACCGGCTGCGAGGCCCCATGCGCCGCACCGCCAGCGGCTGGGAGCCCGTCTCCTGGGACGACGCGCTGGATGAGACCGCGCGCCGCCTGCATGCCATCCAGCGGGAGCACGGCCGCGACGCGGTGGGCTCGTACCTGGGCAACCCCAACGTCCACAACCTGGGCAACATGCTGTTCGGCCCGGAGCTGGTGCGCACGCTGCGCTCGCGCAACCGCTTCTCCGCGACGTCCGTGGACCAGCTGCCGCACCAGTTCACCGCCTACCTCATGTTCGGCCACCAGTTGATGGTGCCGATTCCCGACATCGACCACACCGGCTACATGCTCGTGCTGGGCGCCAATCCCCTGGCGTCCAATGGCAGCCTGATGACGGCGCCCGACGTGCGCGCCCGCCTGCGTGCCATCCAGCAGCGCGGCGGCCGCATCGTGGTCATGGACCCGCGCCGCACGGAGACGGCGGCCATCGCCGACACGCACGTCTTCATCCGGCCGGGCACCGATGCGCTCGCGCTGCTCGCCCTGCTGCACGTGGCGGTGGTGGAGCACGCGCCACGCCTGGGGCCGCTGGATGCCTTCACCGACGGCCTGGAGACAGTGTGCGCGCTGGCCCGGGACTTTCCTCCGGAGAAAGTCGCCCCGCACACGGGCGTGCCCGCGCACACCCTGCGCCGCATCGCCCGGGACTTCCTCTCCGCGCGAGCCGCCGTGTGTTACGGCCGCATGGGGTTGTCCACCCAGGCCTTCGGCGCGCTCTGCCAATGGCTCATCACCGTGCTCAACGTGGTGAGCGGCAACCTGGACCGGCGCGGCGGCGCCATGTTCACCCTGCCCGCATTCGACGTCGTCGGAGGTCCCCGGGCCCTGGCCGTGGGCCGCGGCGGCTTCGGCCGATGGAAGAGCCGCGTGCGCGGGCTCCCCGAGTTCGCGGGGGAATTGCCCGCGGCGGCGATGGCGGAGGAGATGCTCACGCCGGGCCCGGGCCGCGTCCGCGCGCTGGTCACCGTCGCGGGAAACCCCGCGCTGTCCACGCCCGATGGCGCTCGGATGGAACAGGCGCTCGCGGGCCTGGACTTCATGGTGAGCATCGACCCGTACCTCAACGAGACGACGCGCCACGCGCACCTCATCCTCCCGCCGGTGTCACCGCTGGAGCGCAGCCACTACGACATCGCCTTCCACGCGCTGGCGGTGCGCAACACCGCGAAGTACTCGCCCGCCCTCTTCGAGCCCGGCCCGGGCAGCCGCCAGGACTGGCAGATTCTGCTCGCCCTCCAGCACCGGCTGATGACGCTGCGCAAGGGCCGCCCCTCCGTGCGCGCCACACTCAAGTACCAGGCCCTGTCCCGTCTGGGTCCGGAGCGGGTGCTGGACCTGGGCCTGCGGCTGGGGCCCTATGGCGCGCGCTTCCACCCGGCGAAGCACGGCCTCAGCCTGGCGACGCTGCGCCAGTCGCCCCACGGCATCGACCTGGGGCCGCTCCAGTCCTGCCTGCCCCGGCGGCTCCAGACGAAGGACCGCCGCATCCACCTGGCGCCGGAGCTGCTGGTGGCGGACGTGCGACGCCTGCAAGCAGCCTTTCCCCAGGACACCGTCCCCGAGCAGAACAGTGGCGAGCTGCTGCTCATCGGCCGGCGGCACCTGCGCGACAACAACTCCTGGATGCACAACGTACCGGGCCTGCTGAAGGGCAAGCCGCGCTGCACGTTGATGATGCATCCGGAGGACGCGGCCCGGCGGGCGCTCGCCGACGGCATGGAGGCCACCGTCACCTCGCGCGTGGGCACGGTGACGGTGCCCATCCACGTGACGGACGAGGTGATGCCCGGCGTGGTGAGCCTGCCGCACGGTTACGGCCATGGCCGCGAGGGCACCCGGCTCGCCGTGGCCACCGCCCACGCGGGCGCCAGCCACAACGACCTCACGGACGCGCAGTCCGTGGACGCGCTCTGCGGCAACGCCGCCTTCAGCGGCACGCCGGTGCGGGTGCTACGGGCAGCGGCGCCCGAATCCGCCACACCAGCGGGATGA
- a CDS encoding 3-oxoacyl-ACP synthase III family protein, which translates to MYLHALGHFHPPNLLTNAFFEELGLETSDAWIVERVGIRTRHTVLPLDYLRETRNRDVRAAQEAALFSNAETGRRAALMALERAGLKPSDIGLVVAGGCSPDECIPAESNRVAQLLNIHAPAVDLQSACSSFCMQLHFLAGMRPERLPDYVLVVNMDNSTRVVDYTDRSSAVLWGDGASAAILSPRVPGRWHLTETLLAGDPSGADKVRVPRMGHFTQNGGEVQKFAIRRAGETFQALRTRFMDRHPDKGAGAVTFIGHQANLRMLEAVQRRCEVPDARHFFNVHTRGNTGAAGAPGVLSEHWDDPALGDAVVLSVVGSGLTWAGALLERTPAP; encoded by the coding sequence ATGTATCTGCACGCGCTCGGCCACTTCCATCCTCCCAACCTTCTGACCAACGCCTTCTTCGAGGAGCTGGGGCTGGAGACCAGCGATGCGTGGATTGTGGAGCGCGTGGGCATCCGCACGCGGCACACGGTGCTGCCGCTGGACTACCTGCGGGAGACGCGCAACCGCGACGTGCGCGCGGCGCAGGAGGCGGCGCTCTTCAGCAACGCGGAGACAGGACGCCGCGCGGCGCTGATGGCGCTGGAGCGCGCGGGGCTGAAGCCGTCCGACATCGGGCTGGTGGTGGCGGGCGGATGCAGTCCAGACGAATGTATTCCCGCCGAGTCCAACAGGGTAGCGCAGCTGCTGAACATCCATGCGCCGGCGGTGGACCTGCAGAGCGCTTGCTCGTCCTTCTGCATGCAGCTGCACTTCCTGGCGGGCATGCGGCCGGAGCGGCTGCCGGACTACGTGCTGGTGGTCAACATGGACAACTCCACGCGCGTGGTGGACTACACGGACCGCTCCAGTGCGGTGCTGTGGGGAGACGGCGCGTCCGCGGCCATCCTGTCGCCGCGCGTGCCGGGGCGCTGGCACCTCACGGAGACGCTGCTGGCCGGAGACCCCTCGGGCGCGGACAAGGTGCGCGTGCCGCGCATGGGGCACTTCACCCAGAACGGCGGCGAGGTGCAGAAGTTCGCCATCCGCCGCGCGGGGGAGACGTTCCAGGCCCTGCGCACGCGCTTCATGGACCGCCACCCGGACAAGGGCGCGGGGGCCGTCACCTTCATCGGCCACCAGGCCAACCTGCGCATGTTGGAGGCCGTGCAGCGGCGGTGTGAGGTGCCGGACGCGCGGCACTTCTTCAACGTGCACACCCGGGGGAACACCGGCGCCGCGGGCGCGCCCGGCGTCCTGAGCGAGCACTGGGACGACCCCGCCTTGGGAGACGCGGTGGTGCTGAGCGTCGTGGGCAGCGGCCTGACGTGGGCCGGGGCCTTGCTGGAGCGGACCCCAGCGCCGTGA
- a CDS encoding chalcone isomerase family protein: MRTQAWGGNLRCLVAGMLLVAGAAQAGQKQVGGVHMPVSLNLKGRTVELAHMELHKQLFFKVYVWSLYMEDRPRSTHEAIHSNSVKRLHFRFLRNISRDQLVGSFRDGLEHSPALRQGPLANHLRIMLASLKDVQKGEDLVITYTPGVGLEIGGDASGGVFIPGKHFADALFSVWLDSHPIFPR, encoded by the coding sequence ATGCGTACTCAAGCGTGGGGTGGAAATCTTCGGTGTCTCGTGGCGGGCATGCTGCTCGTCGCGGGCGCTGCGCAGGCGGGACAGAAGCAGGTCGGCGGCGTGCACATGCCGGTGTCGCTGAACCTCAAGGGGCGCACCGTCGAACTCGCCCACATGGAGCTGCACAAGCAACTCTTCTTCAAGGTCTACGTCTGGAGCCTCTACATGGAGGACCGGCCACGTTCCACGCACGAGGCCATCCACTCCAACTCCGTGAAGCGGCTCCACTTCCGCTTCCTGCGAAACATCTCCCGGGACCAGCTGGTGGGCAGCTTTCGGGACGGGTTGGAGCACAGCCCCGCCCTGCGTCAGGGGCCGCTGGCGAACCACCTGCGCATCATGCTCGCGTCGCTGAAGGACGTGCAGAAGGGCGAGGACCTCGTCATCACCTACACCCCGGGCGTCGGGCTCGAAATCGGAGGAGACGCCTCCGGTGGCGTCTTCATCCCCGGCAAGCACTTCGCGGACGCACTCTTCTCCGTCTGGCTCGACTCTCATCCTATTTTTCCGCGCTGA
- a CDS encoding OmpA/MotB family protein, translating into MRKPLVLAALVALSTTGCVSQGKFDAKALEAENFAKGLNDEKGAREAAEAKVKALEEKIAELEQEREALNTRLGTAESRLTAGAAERRALEEKNSQLAALNDELARNTKKLAQAKEELEKRSSEYENLAQSLKQEISDGKIELSELKGKMTVQLKDKILFASGSARVGKEGEEALKKIADALKAVQGKIIRVEGHTDDVPTGGGQFPSNWELSLARAMAVVRSLQNAGVDPTFLSAAGYGQYQPIAANDSAENRSLNRRIEIVLAPK; encoded by the coding sequence ATGCGGAAACCGTTGGTTCTGGCTGCACTCGTCGCGCTCTCCACCACGGGCTGCGTTTCGCAGGGGAAGTTCGACGCCAAGGCGCTCGAGGCGGAGAACTTCGCCAAGGGCCTCAACGACGAGAAGGGTGCTCGCGAGGCCGCCGAAGCCAAGGTGAAGGCGCTGGAGGAGAAGATCGCCGAACTGGAGCAGGAGCGGGAGGCGCTGAACACCCGCCTGGGCACCGCTGAGTCCCGCCTCACCGCGGGCGCCGCGGAGCGCCGCGCGCTGGAGGAGAAGAACTCGCAGCTGGCCGCCCTCAACGACGAGCTGGCGCGCAACACGAAGAAGCTGGCCCAGGCGAAGGAGGAGCTGGAGAAGCGCAGCTCCGAGTACGAGAACCTGGCCCAGAGCCTCAAGCAGGAGATTTCCGACGGCAAGATTGAGCTGTCCGAGCTCAAGGGCAAGATGACCGTCCAGCTCAAGGACAAGATTCTCTTCGCCTCTGGCTCCGCCCGGGTCGGCAAGGAAGGCGAGGAGGCGCTGAAGAAGATCGCCGACGCGCTCAAGGCGGTGCAGGGGAAGATCATCCGCGTGGAAGGCCACACGGACGACGTCCCGACCGGCGGCGGTCAGTTCCCGTCCAACTGGGAGCTGAGCCTGGCGCGCGCCATGGCGGTGGTCCGTTCACTCCAGAACGCTGGCGTGGACCCGACGTTCCTCTCCGCCGCGGGCTATGGGCAGTACCAGCCCATCGCGGCCAACGATTCGGCGGAGAATCGCAGTCTGAACCGCCGCATCGAAATCGTGCTCGCGCCGAAGTAG